A DNA window from Cloacibacillus sp. An23 contains the following coding sequences:
- the cobA gene encoding uroporphyrinogen-III C-methyltransferase, with translation MTAGKVWLVGAGPGDAGLLTLRGREVMEQADAIVFDRLVGDGVLAMMPEHAEKINVGKEGGRHPVPQREIEKILVAKALEGKKVVRLKGGDPFVFGRGGEEIEALKKENIEFEVVPGVTSAIAAPSAAGIPVTHRGLAASLHIITAHTKEGGIADTDYAALARLGGTLLFLMGASALPEICAALTKAGMSPDTPAAAVERGTTARQRRIEGTLATLTEIAARAELRSPAVIIVGAVAALGKEFEWKKFLPLSGRKLIVTRPRGRAGKLSAKLRAKGAEVVECPCISTRALDVKLPPLSGYSWIGFTSATGVETFFELLAKEGRDVRETGGAKIAAIGKATAEALRARGLAVDYVPEVYDGASLADGLAPLAAGGKILMLRAKDGSPELTEHLRAAGADFTEFALYETTYEKPAALPEDADAALFTSASTVRGFVAAFGGPVVKTACCIGRQTAEEAARHGFEEIRTAAKATLDSLIKTLEVDER, from the coding sequence ATGACCGCCGGAAAGGTCTGGCTCGTCGGCGCGGGCCCCGGAGACGCGGGGCTGCTCACGCTGCGCGGGCGCGAGGTGATGGAGCAGGCCGACGCGATAGTCTTCGACAGGCTCGTCGGTGACGGCGTGCTCGCGATGATGCCCGAGCACGCTGAGAAGATAAACGTCGGCAAGGAGGGCGGACGCCACCCCGTGCCGCAGCGCGAGATAGAAAAGATACTCGTTGCGAAAGCGCTCGAAGGAAAGAAAGTCGTGCGCCTCAAGGGCGGCGACCCATTCGTCTTCGGACGCGGCGGCGAGGAGATCGAGGCGCTCAAAAAAGAAAATATCGAGTTCGAGGTCGTGCCTGGCGTGACCTCGGCGATAGCCGCGCCTTCCGCGGCGGGCATCCCCGTCACGCACCGCGGCCTCGCCGCCTCGCTGCACATAATCACGGCGCACACGAAGGAGGGCGGCATAGCCGACACCGACTACGCCGCGCTCGCGCGCCTCGGCGGAACTCTGCTCTTCCTCATGGGGGCCTCGGCGCTTCCCGAAATATGCGCGGCTCTCACGAAGGCCGGCATGTCCCCCGACACTCCGGCCGCCGCCGTAGAACGCGGCACGACGGCGCGCCAGCGCCGCATAGAAGGCACGCTCGCCACTCTGACCGAAATCGCGGCGCGCGCGGAGCTTCGTTCGCCCGCCGTCATAATCGTCGGCGCGGTCGCGGCTCTCGGAAAAGAATTTGAATGGAAGAAATTCCTCCCGCTCTCCGGGCGCAAGCTCATAGTCACGCGCCCGCGCGGACGCGCGGGAAAACTGTCCGCGAAGCTGCGCGCGAAGGGCGCCGAGGTCGTCGAGTGCCCCTGCATATCGACGCGCGCGCTCGACGTGAAACTGCCGCCGCTTTCGGGATACTCGTGGATAGGCTTCACGAGCGCGACGGGCGTCGAAACGTTCTTCGAACTTCTCGCGAAAGAGGGGCGCGACGTGCGCGAGACGGGCGGCGCGAAGATAGCCGCGATAGGCAAAGCGACCGCCGAAGCCCTTCGCGCGCGCGGCCTCGCCGTTGACTACGTGCCCGAGGTCTACGACGGCGCGTCGCTCGCCGACGGCCTAGCCCCGCTCGCCGCGGGCGGCAAAATTTTAATGCTTCGCGCGAAGGACGGCTCGCCCGAGCTGACGGAGCATCTTCGCGCGGCTGGCGCGGACTTTACAGAATTTGCGCTTTATGAGACAACATACGAAAAGCCCGCGGCGCTGCCGGAAGACGCGGACGCGGCGCTCTTCACCAGCGCGTCCACGGTGCGCGGCTTCGTCGCGGCCTTCGGCGGACCCGTCGTGAAGACCGCCTGCTGCATAGGGCGGCAGACCGCGGAAGAGGCGGCGAGGCACGGCTTTGAAGAAATAAGGACCGCCGCGAAGGCGACCCTCGATTCACTGATAAAAACACTGGAGGTCGATGAAAGATGA
- the hemC gene encoding hydroxymethylbilane synthase — protein MTRVIRFGSRKSALALAQTRLVMEAVEAANPDLRAELVPMTTTGDVNMKPFSEASDKFGIKGLFTQELEDALRSGEIDVAVHSLKDVPMYPNDELPIVAYSKREDARDALVLPGGVAEISEALPLGCSSARRRLQLAKLFPNMRVEPVRGNVNTRLRKLDEGQFSALVLAAAGLKRIGLDGRISRYFTVDEIIPAPGQGIMACQGRAGESCDYLDAVRCSDAAFCALAERGFSAELGGGCTAPVGAYAEIKEGKMTLRGFYADEANGIYAKGSVSGLPEEAEEMARALARRLKEGK, from the coding sequence ATGACAAGAGTGATCCGTTTCGGAAGCCGCAAGAGCGCGCTCGCGCTCGCGCAGACGCGCCTGGTTATGGAGGCGGTCGAGGCCGCTAACCCCGATTTGCGCGCCGAGCTCGTGCCGATGACGACGACGGGCGACGTGAACATGAAGCCCTTTTCCGAGGCTTCCGATAAATTCGGCATAAAGGGGCTCTTCACGCAGGAGCTCGAAGATGCGCTGCGCAGCGGCGAAATCGACGTCGCCGTCCACAGCTTGAAAGACGTGCCGATGTATCCGAACGACGAGCTGCCGATAGTGGCCTATTCGAAACGCGAGGACGCGCGCGACGCGCTCGTGCTTCCCGGTGGCGTCGCGGAAATTTCCGAAGCTCTGCCGCTCGGCTGCTCGTCGGCGCGCCGCCGCCTTCAGCTCGCGAAGCTCTTCCCGAACATGCGCGTCGAGCCCGTGCGCGGAAACGTCAACACGCGGCTGCGCAAGCTCGACGAGGGGCAGTTCTCCGCGCTCGTGCTCGCCGCGGCCGGACTTAAGCGAATCGGCCTCGACGGCAGGATTTCCAGATATTTCACGGTGGACGAGATAATCCCCGCGCCCGGGCAGGGAATCATGGCCTGCCAGGGACGCGCGGGCGAGAGCTGCGACTATCTGGACGCAGTGCGCTGTTCGGACGCGGCGTTCTGCGCGCTCGCCGAGCGTGGATTTTCCGCGGAGCTCGGCGGCGGCTGCACAGCGCCGGTCGGGGCATACGCTGAGATAAAAGAAGGAAAGATGACGCTTCGCGGCTTCTACGCCGACGAAGCGAACGGGATATACGCGAAAGGCTCCGTCTCGGGACTTCCCGAGGAAGCCGAAGAAATGGCGCGCGCGCTCGCGCGCCGTCTGAAGGAGGGAAAGTGA